A genomic stretch from Apis cerana isolate GH-2021 linkage group LG7, AcerK_1.0, whole genome shotgun sequence includes:
- the LOC107999398 gene encoding hamartin isoform X5 gives MNINSIGIVDLFNLLESNKLGEVEEIKKVFHELFLCTKDNWLVNGLFDYYLSTNSLRAVEVLAGVRDPHDKHLLDRLSEALSKSGSSSQRIQTLTLLGHIARRQPTWLYKLASHTLFRDLLKLLKMEADTLSLMSALLLLVMLLPMLPAALGPYLSEIFEVFGRLASYYHHQSSSIFSSPMHFTSKTITGTIDKNHLYLLHLQVGLYSLFHRLYAIPMLDSVRMHPLLVTASKDTEISAARWKKMEHHDIMAECGRFTLDKCREEVFRTTNSRSTPPLDYSSMCAPINISGGIAPSEISNGEDDTFWSPSMVVPPHSPQFPVTSHEQRSTPSTPNNNRSGTSPPEAAVEATPETTPVKDLRKLSTRQVPTGSVAVRALTAFGNGTVGSNSRPSTPIPLNPSMSGSLIGSGNATNAHGFFSHKLSKIIADRQTIAQQKSTINIDEDGKFSEMNTQNGKNDSWQEDQEHSIVQVLEIVSSQTTGKLESSKYFEQQEHHNEKMQNAIADLSQKVYQLRLYSQTSQISTHLNLNSFFKIRKSKSCPDIKVQKQIIDDKRDIMKIIATKKLEETGTQTFDLLPYEYLLLGILDQKNEMNLQKHSSQDTELRLSPTAMLDRYVEACTHSGTNAIKQKQRKENDGEDEIGEEDVFDIECANQLLQLMQMQLQFERQRREVHAERNRRLLGKLRDSRALEEHNYALTDRLKIMEKEVESLKIELERNKKEACQTEDQYKDALHHWQTKCIEEQRQNQIIKDRLESVELELKNEQKKVADYERQIRSTEASLFDAGHQLRVALKAANRSKELERNLDIIQKKFLLLREAQVKLQESTSGPSPMTKQEIIQIQKSYSEELTNLRRQLESRTSFVEALKIRLSELENKEARKEAQLVELQRLLQETKDQHEAELEAVESKYKAQAEINLLLESRILEFHGTLESATCSNTTVNNLASSASPKERSPPLSASLASSSEGSLAFIHSSTGIIMNDCCDTAGEISNLQAIVEPVPSQATSPSRQNRNPKQD, from the exons atgaatattaattcaataggCATAGTTGATCTGTTTAATTTATTGGAATCCAACAAACTTGGGGAggtagaagaaattaaaaaagtatttcatgAACTTTTTTTGTGTA caAAAGACAATTGGCTGGTAAATGgtcttttcgattattatctGTCCACGAATTCCTTAAGAGCTGTTGAGGTATTAGCTGGTGTTCGTGATCCACATGATAAGCATCTTTTAGATCGTTTATCAGAAGCTCTTTCTAAATCTGGAAGTAGCAGCCAAAGAATTCAAACTCTTACTTTATTAGGTCATATTGCCCGTCGTCAGCCAACTTGGTTATACAAGCTTGCGAGTCATACTTTATTTCGGGATTTACTTAAGTTACTTAag atggaAGCAGATACATTATCTCTTATGAGTGCACTTTTACTCTTAGTAATGTTATTGCCAATGTTACCTGCTGCTTTAGGGCCATatctttcagaaatttttgaagtatTTGGTCGATTGGCCtcttattatcatcatcaatcATCATCCATATTTTCATCTCCTATGCATTTTACTTCAAAAACAATAACAGGGAcaatagataaaaatcatttatatttattacatttgcaa gtTGGActatatagtttatttcacAGATTGTATGCCAT ACCAATGTTAGATTCAGTGCGTATGCATCCTTTACTTGTTACTGCTTCTAAGGATACAGAGATTTCTGCTGCtag atggaAAAAAATGGAGCATCATGATATTATGGCAGAATGTGGTCGTTTTACATTGGACAAATGTCGAGAAGAAGTATTTCGTACTACAAATTCACGTTCTACGCCACCTTTAG ATTATTCTTCTATGTGTGCTCCAATAAACATAAGTGGAGGAATAGCACCATCAGAAATCAGTAATGGTGAAGATGATACATTCTGGTCACCGAGTATGGTAGTACCACCACATAGTCCTCAGTTTCCAGTTACATCTCATGAACAACGATCCACTCCATCAACacctaataataatagaagtgGTACATCTCCACCAGAAGCTGCAGTTGAAGCCACTCCAGAAACAACTCCTGTTAAG gatTTACGAAAATTATCAACGAGGCAAGTACCTACTGGTTCTGTCGCAGTTCGTGCTCTTACTGCATTTGGTAATGGTACAGTAGGTTCAAATTCACGACCATCTACACCGATTCCTTTAAATCCGTCTATGTCTGGCTCTTTAATTGGAAGTGGAAATGCAACCAATGCACATGGTTTTTTTTCGCACAAGCTAAGTAAAATTATCGCAGATAGACAAACTATCGCTCAACAAAAGTCAACTATTAACATCGATGaagatggaaaattttcagaaatgaaTACACAGAATGGGAAAAACGATTCTTGGCAAGAAGATCAAGAG CATTCTATTGTGCAGGTTTTAGAAATTGTAAGCTCTCAAACGACTGGAAAATTGGaaagttcaaaatattttgaacaacAAGAAcatcataatgaaaaaatgcaaaatgctATTGCAGATTTATCTCAAAAAGTTTATCAGCTTCGTTTGTATTCTCAAACAAGTCAAATTTCaacacatttaaatttaaattctttttttaaa atTAGAAAAAGCAAATCTTGTCCTGATATCAAAgttcaaaaacaaattattgatgataaacgagatataatgaaaataatagcaacaaaaaaattagaagaaacggGAACACAAACTTTCGATTTGCTtccatatgaatatttattgttaggAATTCTGgatcaaaaaaatgaaatgaatttacaaAAGCATTCGTCTCAAGATACAGAACTTAGATTGTCACCAACTGCAATGCTTGATCGATATGTCGAAGCTTGTACGCATTCTG ggACTAATGCAATTAAacagaaacaaagaaaagaaaatgatggaGAAGATGAGATAGGAGAAGAAGatgtatttgatattgaatGTGCAAATCAGTTATTACAGCTTATGCAAATGCAACTTCAATTTGAACGGCAGCGTAGAGAAGTTCACGCTGAACGTAATCGAAGACTTCTTGGTAAATTGAGAGATTCACGTGCATTAGAAGAACATAATTATGCTTTG ACTGATCGtttgaaaataatggaaaaagaagtagaaagcttaaaaattgaattagagcgtaataaaaaagaagcttGCCAAACTGAAGATCAATATAAAGATGCATTACACCACTGGCAAACTAag TGTATCGAAGAGCAAcgacaaaatcaaataataaaagatcgtCTTGAATCTGTTGaacttgaattaaaaaatgaacaaaaaaaagtaGCAGACTATGAACGGCAGATTCGTTCTACGGAGGCTTCTCTGTTCGATGCAGGTCATCAACTAAGAGTAGCTTTAAAAGCTGCAAATCGTAGTAAAGAATTAGAACGTAATCTTGATATTAtacagaaaaaatttcttctacttAGAgag GCACAAGTAAAATTACAAGAAAGTACAAGTGGTCCTTCACCAATGACAAAGcaagaaataatacaaatacaaaaatcataTTCAGAAGAATTAACTA ATTTACGACGACAATTGGAATCGCGAACATCTTTTGTAGAAGCTTTGAAAATACGTTTAAGTGAACTAGAAAACAAAGAAGCGCGAAAAGAAGCGCAACTTGTAGAACTTCAACGGCTTTTACAAGAAACAAAAGATCAACATGAAGCCGAATTGGAAGCCgttgaatcaaaatataaagcaCAAGCTGAAATCAATCTTCTTCTTGAAAGCCGTATACTTGAATTTCATGGAACATTAGAATCAGCAACTTGCAGTAATACTACTGTAAACAATCTAGCATCTTCAGCATCACCTAAAGAAAGATCACCTCCATTGTCAGCTAGTTTAGCTTCTTCTAGTGAGGGAAGTCTTGCCTTTATTCATTCAAGTActggaataataatgaatgacTGCTGTGATACCGCAGGCGAAATTTCTAATCTTCAAGCTATTGTCGAACCTGTGCCAAGCCAGGCTACATCACCATCTCGTCAAAATCGGAATCCTAAACAAGACTAA
- the LOC107999398 gene encoding hamartin isoform X6, whose amino-acid sequence MNINSIGIVDLFNLLESNKLGEVEEIKKVFHELFLCTKDNWLVNGLFDYYLSTNSLRAVEVLAGVRDPHDKHLLDRLSEALSKSGSSSQRIQTLTLLGHIARRQPTWLYKLASHTLFRDLLKLLKMEADTLSLMSALLLLVMLLPMLPAALGPYLSEIFEVFGRLASYYHHQSSSIFSSPMHFTSKTITGTIDKNHLYLLHLQVGLYSLFHRLYAIPMLDSVRMHPLLVTASKDTEISAARWKKMEHHDIMAECGRFTLDKCREEVFRTTNSRSTPPLDYSSMCAPINISGGIAPSEISNGEDDTFWSPSMVVPPHSPQFPVTSHEQRSTPSTPNNNRSGTSPPEAAVEATPETTPVKDLRKLSTRQVPTGSVAVRALTAFGNGTVGSNSRPSTPIPLNPSMSGSLIGSGNATNAHGFFSHKLSKIIADRQTIAQQKSTINIDEDGKFSEMNTQNGKNDSWQEDQEVLEIVSSQTTGKLESSKYFEQQEHHNEKMQNAIADLSQKVYQLRLYSQTSQISTHLNLNSFFKIRKSKSCPDIKVQKQIIDDKRDIMKIIATKKLEETGTQTFDLLPYEYLLLGILDQKNEMNLQKHSSQDTELRLSPTAMLDRYVEACTHSGTNAIKQKQRKENDGEDEIGEEDVFDIECANQLLQLMQMQLQFERQRREVHAERNRRLLGKLRDSRALEEHNYALTDRLKIMEKEVESLKIELERNKKEACQTEDQYKDALHHWQTKCIEEQRQNQIIKDRLESVELELKNEQKKVADYERQIRSTEASLFDAGHQLRVALKAANRSKELERNLDIIQKKFLLLREAQVKLQESTSGPSPMTKQEIIQIQKSYSEELTNLRRQLESRTSFVEALKIRLSELENKEARKEAQLVELQRLLQETKDQHEAELEAVESKYKAQAEINLLLESRILEFHGTLESATCSNTTVNNLASSASPKERSPPLSASLASSSEGSLAFIHSSTGIIMNDCCDTAGEISNLQAIVEPVPSQATSPSRQNRNPKQD is encoded by the exons atgaatattaattcaataggCATAGTTGATCTGTTTAATTTATTGGAATCCAACAAACTTGGGGAggtagaagaaattaaaaaagtatttcatgAACTTTTTTTGTGTA caAAAGACAATTGGCTGGTAAATGgtcttttcgattattatctGTCCACGAATTCCTTAAGAGCTGTTGAGGTATTAGCTGGTGTTCGTGATCCACATGATAAGCATCTTTTAGATCGTTTATCAGAAGCTCTTTCTAAATCTGGAAGTAGCAGCCAAAGAATTCAAACTCTTACTTTATTAGGTCATATTGCCCGTCGTCAGCCAACTTGGTTATACAAGCTTGCGAGTCATACTTTATTTCGGGATTTACTTAAGTTACTTAag atggaAGCAGATACATTATCTCTTATGAGTGCACTTTTACTCTTAGTAATGTTATTGCCAATGTTACCTGCTGCTTTAGGGCCATatctttcagaaatttttgaagtatTTGGTCGATTGGCCtcttattatcatcatcaatcATCATCCATATTTTCATCTCCTATGCATTTTACTTCAAAAACAATAACAGGGAcaatagataaaaatcatttatatttattacatttgcaa gtTGGActatatagtttatttcacAGATTGTATGCCAT ACCAATGTTAGATTCAGTGCGTATGCATCCTTTACTTGTTACTGCTTCTAAGGATACAGAGATTTCTGCTGCtag atggaAAAAAATGGAGCATCATGATATTATGGCAGAATGTGGTCGTTTTACATTGGACAAATGTCGAGAAGAAGTATTTCGTACTACAAATTCACGTTCTACGCCACCTTTAG ATTATTCTTCTATGTGTGCTCCAATAAACATAAGTGGAGGAATAGCACCATCAGAAATCAGTAATGGTGAAGATGATACATTCTGGTCACCGAGTATGGTAGTACCACCACATAGTCCTCAGTTTCCAGTTACATCTCATGAACAACGATCCACTCCATCAACacctaataataatagaagtgGTACATCTCCACCAGAAGCTGCAGTTGAAGCCACTCCAGAAACAACTCCTGTTAAG gatTTACGAAAATTATCAACGAGGCAAGTACCTACTGGTTCTGTCGCAGTTCGTGCTCTTACTGCATTTGGTAATGGTACAGTAGGTTCAAATTCACGACCATCTACACCGATTCCTTTAAATCCGTCTATGTCTGGCTCTTTAATTGGAAGTGGAAATGCAACCAATGCACATGGTTTTTTTTCGCACAAGCTAAGTAAAATTATCGCAGATAGACAAACTATCGCTCAACAAAAGTCAACTATTAACATCGATGaagatggaaaattttcagaaatgaaTACACAGAATGGGAAAAACGATTCTTGGCAAGAAGATCAAGAG GTTTTAGAAATTGTAAGCTCTCAAACGACTGGAAAATTGGaaagttcaaaatattttgaacaacAAGAAcatcataatgaaaaaatgcaaaatgctATTGCAGATTTATCTCAAAAAGTTTATCAGCTTCGTTTGTATTCTCAAACAAGTCAAATTTCaacacatttaaatttaaattctttttttaaa atTAGAAAAAGCAAATCTTGTCCTGATATCAAAgttcaaaaacaaattattgatgataaacgagatataatgaaaataatagcaacaaaaaaattagaagaaacggGAACACAAACTTTCGATTTGCTtccatatgaatatttattgttaggAATTCTGgatcaaaaaaatgaaatgaatttacaaAAGCATTCGTCTCAAGATACAGAACTTAGATTGTCACCAACTGCAATGCTTGATCGATATGTCGAAGCTTGTACGCATTCTG ggACTAATGCAATTAAacagaaacaaagaaaagaaaatgatggaGAAGATGAGATAGGAGAAGAAGatgtatttgatattgaatGTGCAAATCAGTTATTACAGCTTATGCAAATGCAACTTCAATTTGAACGGCAGCGTAGAGAAGTTCACGCTGAACGTAATCGAAGACTTCTTGGTAAATTGAGAGATTCACGTGCATTAGAAGAACATAATTATGCTTTG ACTGATCGtttgaaaataatggaaaaagaagtagaaagcttaaaaattgaattagagcgtaataaaaaagaagcttGCCAAACTGAAGATCAATATAAAGATGCATTACACCACTGGCAAACTAag TGTATCGAAGAGCAAcgacaaaatcaaataataaaagatcgtCTTGAATCTGTTGaacttgaattaaaaaatgaacaaaaaaaagtaGCAGACTATGAACGGCAGATTCGTTCTACGGAGGCTTCTCTGTTCGATGCAGGTCATCAACTAAGAGTAGCTTTAAAAGCTGCAAATCGTAGTAAAGAATTAGAACGTAATCTTGATATTAtacagaaaaaatttcttctacttAGAgag GCACAAGTAAAATTACAAGAAAGTACAAGTGGTCCTTCACCAATGACAAAGcaagaaataatacaaatacaaaaatcataTTCAGAAGAATTAACTA ATTTACGACGACAATTGGAATCGCGAACATCTTTTGTAGAAGCTTTGAAAATACGTTTAAGTGAACTAGAAAACAAAGAAGCGCGAAAAGAAGCGCAACTTGTAGAACTTCAACGGCTTTTACAAGAAACAAAAGATCAACATGAAGCCGAATTGGAAGCCgttgaatcaaaatataaagcaCAAGCTGAAATCAATCTTCTTCTTGAAAGCCGTATACTTGAATTTCATGGAACATTAGAATCAGCAACTTGCAGTAATACTACTGTAAACAATCTAGCATCTTCAGCATCACCTAAAGAAAGATCACCTCCATTGTCAGCTAGTTTAGCTTCTTCTAGTGAGGGAAGTCTTGCCTTTATTCATTCAAGTActggaataataatgaatgacTGCTGTGATACCGCAGGCGAAATTTCTAATCTTCAAGCTATTGTCGAACCTGTGCCAAGCCAGGCTACATCACCATCTCGTCAAAATCGGAATCCTAAACAAGACTAA
- the LOC107999398 gene encoding hamartin isoform X4, whose amino-acid sequence MNINSIGIVDLFNLLESNKLGEVEEIKKVFHELFLCTKDNWLVNGLFDYYLSTNSLRAVEVLAGVRDPHDKHLLDRLSEALSKSGSSSQRIQTLTLLGHIARRQPTWLYKLASHTLFRDLLKLLKMEADTLSLMSALLLLVMLLPMLPAALGPYLSEIFEVFGRLASYYHHQSSSIFSSPMHFTSKTITGTIDKNHLYLLHLQVGLYSLFHRLYAMYPCNFISYLKQQYIQRDQLATFTHTIRPMLDSVRMHPLLVTASKDTEISAARWKKMEHHDIMAECGRFTLDKCREEVFRTTNSRSTPPLDYSSMCAPINISGGIAPSEISNGEDDTFWSPSMVVPPHSPQFPVTSHEQRSTPSTPNNNRSGTSPPEAAVEATPETTPVKDLRKLSTRQVPTGSVAVRALTAFGNGTVGSNSRPSTPIPLNPSMSGSLIGSGNATNAHGFFSHKLSKIIADRQTIAQQKSTINIDEDGKFSEMNTQNGKNDSWQEDQEVLEIVSSQTTGKLESSKYFEQQEHHNEKMQNAIADLSQKVYQLRLYSQTSQISTHLNLNSFFKIRKSKSCPDIKVQKQIIDDKRDIMKIIATKKLEETGTQTFDLLPYEYLLLGILDQKNEMNLQKHSSQDTELRLSPTAMLDRYVEAWTNAIKQKQRKENDGEDEIGEEDVFDIECANQLLQLMQMQLQFERQRREVHAERNRRLLGKLRDSRALEEHNYALTDRLKIMEKEVESLKIELERNKKEACQTEDQYKDALHHWQTKCIEEQRQNQIIKDRLESVELELKNEQKKVADYERQIRSTEASLFDAGHQLRVALKAANRSKELERNLDIIQKKFLLLREAQVKLQESTSGPSPMTKQEIIQIQKSYSEELTNLRRQLESRTSFVEALKIRLSELENKEARKEAQLVELQRLLQETKDQHEAELEAVESKYKAQAEINLLLESRILEFHGTLESATCSNTTVNNLASSASPKERSPPLSASLASSSEGSLAFIHSSTGIIMNDCCDTAGEISNLQAIVEPVPSQATSPSRQNRNPKQD is encoded by the exons atgaatattaattcaataggCATAGTTGATCTGTTTAATTTATTGGAATCCAACAAACTTGGGGAggtagaagaaattaaaaaagtatttcatgAACTTTTTTTGTGTA caAAAGACAATTGGCTGGTAAATGgtcttttcgattattatctGTCCACGAATTCCTTAAGAGCTGTTGAGGTATTAGCTGGTGTTCGTGATCCACATGATAAGCATCTTTTAGATCGTTTATCAGAAGCTCTTTCTAAATCTGGAAGTAGCAGCCAAAGAATTCAAACTCTTACTTTATTAGGTCATATTGCCCGTCGTCAGCCAACTTGGTTATACAAGCTTGCGAGTCATACTTTATTTCGGGATTTACTTAAGTTACTTAag atggaAGCAGATACATTATCTCTTATGAGTGCACTTTTACTCTTAGTAATGTTATTGCCAATGTTACCTGCTGCTTTAGGGCCATatctttcagaaatttttgaagtatTTGGTCGATTGGCCtcttattatcatcatcaatcATCATCCATATTTTCATCTCCTATGCATTTTACTTCAAAAACAATAACAGGGAcaatagataaaaatcatttatatttattacatttgcaa gtTGGActatatagtttatttcacAGATTGTATGCCATGTATCCTTGTaactttatttcatatttaaaacaacAATACATTCAACGAGATCAATTAGCTACTTTTACTCATACAATTAGACCAATGTTAGATTCAGTGCGTATGCATCCTTTACTTGTTACTGCTTCTAAGGATACAGAGATTTCTGCTGCtag atggaAAAAAATGGAGCATCATGATATTATGGCAGAATGTGGTCGTTTTACATTGGACAAATGTCGAGAAGAAGTATTTCGTACTACAAATTCACGTTCTACGCCACCTTTAG ATTATTCTTCTATGTGTGCTCCAATAAACATAAGTGGAGGAATAGCACCATCAGAAATCAGTAATGGTGAAGATGATACATTCTGGTCACCGAGTATGGTAGTACCACCACATAGTCCTCAGTTTCCAGTTACATCTCATGAACAACGATCCACTCCATCAACacctaataataatagaagtgGTACATCTCCACCAGAAGCTGCAGTTGAAGCCACTCCAGAAACAACTCCTGTTAAG gatTTACGAAAATTATCAACGAGGCAAGTACCTACTGGTTCTGTCGCAGTTCGTGCTCTTACTGCATTTGGTAATGGTACAGTAGGTTCAAATTCACGACCATCTACACCGATTCCTTTAAATCCGTCTATGTCTGGCTCTTTAATTGGAAGTGGAAATGCAACCAATGCACATGGTTTTTTTTCGCACAAGCTAAGTAAAATTATCGCAGATAGACAAACTATCGCTCAACAAAAGTCAACTATTAACATCGATGaagatggaaaattttcagaaatgaaTACACAGAATGGGAAAAACGATTCTTGGCAAGAAGATCAAGAG GTTTTAGAAATTGTAAGCTCTCAAACGACTGGAAAATTGGaaagttcaaaatattttgaacaacAAGAAcatcataatgaaaaaatgcaaaatgctATTGCAGATTTATCTCAAAAAGTTTATCAGCTTCGTTTGTATTCTCAAACAAGTCAAATTTCaacacatttaaatttaaattctttttttaaa atTAGAAAAAGCAAATCTTGTCCTGATATCAAAgttcaaaaacaaattattgatgataaacgagatataatgaaaataatagcaacaaaaaaattagaagaaacggGAACACAAACTTTCGATTTGCTtccatatgaatatttattgttaggAATTCTGgatcaaaaaaatgaaatgaatttacaaAAGCATTCGTCTCAAGATACAGAACTTAGATTGTCACCAACTGCAATGCTTGATCGATATGTCGAAGCTT ggACTAATGCAATTAAacagaaacaaagaaaagaaaatgatggaGAAGATGAGATAGGAGAAGAAGatgtatttgatattgaatGTGCAAATCAGTTATTACAGCTTATGCAAATGCAACTTCAATTTGAACGGCAGCGTAGAGAAGTTCACGCTGAACGTAATCGAAGACTTCTTGGTAAATTGAGAGATTCACGTGCATTAGAAGAACATAATTATGCTTTG ACTGATCGtttgaaaataatggaaaaagaagtagaaagcttaaaaattgaattagagcgtaataaaaaagaagcttGCCAAACTGAAGATCAATATAAAGATGCATTACACCACTGGCAAACTAag TGTATCGAAGAGCAAcgacaaaatcaaataataaaagatcgtCTTGAATCTGTTGaacttgaattaaaaaatgaacaaaaaaaagtaGCAGACTATGAACGGCAGATTCGTTCTACGGAGGCTTCTCTGTTCGATGCAGGTCATCAACTAAGAGTAGCTTTAAAAGCTGCAAATCGTAGTAAAGAATTAGAACGTAATCTTGATATTAtacagaaaaaatttcttctacttAGAgag GCACAAGTAAAATTACAAGAAAGTACAAGTGGTCCTTCACCAATGACAAAGcaagaaataatacaaatacaaaaatcataTTCAGAAGAATTAACTA ATTTACGACGACAATTGGAATCGCGAACATCTTTTGTAGAAGCTTTGAAAATACGTTTAAGTGAACTAGAAAACAAAGAAGCGCGAAAAGAAGCGCAACTTGTAGAACTTCAACGGCTTTTACAAGAAACAAAAGATCAACATGAAGCCGAATTGGAAGCCgttgaatcaaaatataaagcaCAAGCTGAAATCAATCTTCTTCTTGAAAGCCGTATACTTGAATTTCATGGAACATTAGAATCAGCAACTTGCAGTAATACTACTGTAAACAATCTAGCATCTTCAGCATCACCTAAAGAAAGATCACCTCCATTGTCAGCTAGTTTAGCTTCTTCTAGTGAGGGAAGTCTTGCCTTTATTCATTCAAGTActggaataataatgaatgacTGCTGTGATACCGCAGGCGAAATTTCTAATCTTCAAGCTATTGTCGAACCTGTGCCAAGCCAGGCTACATCACCATCTCGTCAAAATCGGAATCCTAAACAAGACTAA